One segment of Triticum aestivum cultivar Chinese Spring chromosome 2A, IWGSC CS RefSeq v2.1, whole genome shotgun sequence DNA contains the following:
- the LOC123184981 gene encoding alcohol dehydrogenase-like 7 isoform X2, whose translation MEQNTATKPIRCKAAVSKVAGQPLEMEEVEVAPPRAHEVGIRILCTSLCHTDVTFWRMKDFPGQHPIILGHEAAGVVESVGEHVHEVAVGDTVVPVFSAQCGDCPDCLSDRSNICSGLPAGPGMPRDGTTRFSFAATGEPIHNFIGVSSFTEYTVVDVSNVVRIGPGVPPEKACLLSCGVSTGVGAAWKVAAVEPGSSVAVFGLGVVGLAVTFDDDTSESHAPANNVMSGSSCRLECWPDVLVVAQGCRMRGAKQIIGVDLNPEKRDIGKRLGITDFINPNDTGEKAVSEVVKEMTGGGADYCFECIGSTSAMAEAFQSSRKGWGKTIVLGVSSGGAPMSIPPHDILWGRSVVGSLFGGLKPKTDIPILAQKYLDEELELDEFVTHEMGFHDINAAFELLTQGKCLRCILWMDGARENGSVGVENGRACKAKA comes from the exons ATGGAGCAGAACACGGCGACGAAACCCATCAGATGCAAAG CGGCGGTGAGCAAGGTGGCCGGGCAGCCGCTGGagatggaggaggtggaggtggcgccGCCGCGGGCGCACGAGGTCGGCATCAGGATTCTCTGCACCTCGCTCTGCCACACCGACGTCACCTTCTGGCGCATGAAG GATTTCCCGGGCCAGCATCCGATAATCCTGGGCCATGAAGCAGCCGG CGTGGTGGAGAGCGTGGGGGAGCACGTGCACGAGGTGGCCGTCGGGGACACGGTGGTGCCGGTGTTCTCGGCGCAGTGCGGCGACTGCCCCGACTGCCTCTCGGACCGCAGCAACATCTGCTCCGGGCTCCCCGCCGGGCCCGGCATGCCCCGCGACGGCACTACCCGCTTCTCCTTCGCCGCCACCGGCGAGCCCATCCACAACTTCATCGGCGTGTCCAGCTTCACCGAGTACACGGTTGTCGACGTGTCAAACGTCGTCAGGATCGGGCCCGGCGTCCCGCCGGAGAAGGCCTGCCTGCTCAGCTGCGGCGTCTCCACCG GTGTTGGCGCGGCGTGGAAGGTGGCCGCGGTGGAGCCCGGGTCCAGCGTCGCCGTGTTCGGGCTCGGCGTCGTCGGGTTAGCGGTAACGTTCGACGACGACACCTCGGAATCACATGCCCCTGCTAATAATGTGATGTCTGGTTCAAGTTGTCGGCTCGAATGCTGGCCTGACGTTCTAGTG GTAGCACAAGGGTGCAGGATGCGTGGGGCTAAGCAGATTATTGGAGTGGATCTGAACCCGGAGAAGCGCGACATCG GTAAGAGGCTGGGAATCACCGACTTCATCAATCCGAACGACACCGGGGAGAAGGCCGTGAGCGAG GTCGTCAAGGAGAtgaccggcggcggcgccgactACTGCTTCGAGTGCATCGGCTCGACGTCGGCCATGGCGGAGGCATTCCAAAGCTCCCGGAAG GGCTGGGGGAAGACGATCGTGCTCGGCGTCTCCAGCGGCGGCGCGCCGATGAGCATACCCCCGCACGACATCCTCTGGGGGAGGTCGGTCGTCGGCTCGCTCTTCGGCGGGCTCAAGCCCAAGACCGACATCCCGATCCTGGCGCAGAAGTATCTGGACGAGGAGCTGGAGCTGGACGAGTTCGTGACGCACGAGATGGGGTTCCACGACATCAACGCGGCGTTCGAGCTGCTCACGCAGGGGAAGTGCCTCAGGTGCATCCTCTGGATGGACGGGGCCAGGGAGAACGGTAGTGTCGGTGTGGAAAATGGACGCGCGTGCAAGGCCAAGGCGTGA
- the LOC123184981 gene encoding alcohol dehydrogenase-like 7 isoform X1 — protein MEQNTATKPIRCKAAVSKVAGQPLEMEEVEVAPPRAHEVGIRILCTSLCHTDVTFWRMKDFPGQHPIILGHEAAGVVESVGEHVHEVAVGDTVVPVFSAQCGDCPDCLSDRSNICSGLPAGPGMPRDGTTRFSFAATGEPIHNFIGVSSFTEYTVVDVSNVVRIGPGVPPEKACLLSCGVSTGVGAAWKVAAVEPGSSVAVFGLGVVGLAVTFDDDTSESHAPANNVMSGSSCRLECWPDVLVVVAQGCRMRGAKQIIGVDLNPEKRDIGKRLGITDFINPNDTGEKAVSEVVKEMTGGGADYCFECIGSTSAMAEAFQSSRKGWGKTIVLGVSSGGAPMSIPPHDILWGRSVVGSLFGGLKPKTDIPILAQKYLDEELELDEFVTHEMGFHDINAAFELLTQGKCLRCILWMDGARENGSVGVENGRACKAKA, from the exons ATGGAGCAGAACACGGCGACGAAACCCATCAGATGCAAAG CGGCGGTGAGCAAGGTGGCCGGGCAGCCGCTGGagatggaggaggtggaggtggcgccGCCGCGGGCGCACGAGGTCGGCATCAGGATTCTCTGCACCTCGCTCTGCCACACCGACGTCACCTTCTGGCGCATGAAG GATTTCCCGGGCCAGCATCCGATAATCCTGGGCCATGAAGCAGCCGG CGTGGTGGAGAGCGTGGGGGAGCACGTGCACGAGGTGGCCGTCGGGGACACGGTGGTGCCGGTGTTCTCGGCGCAGTGCGGCGACTGCCCCGACTGCCTCTCGGACCGCAGCAACATCTGCTCCGGGCTCCCCGCCGGGCCCGGCATGCCCCGCGACGGCACTACCCGCTTCTCCTTCGCCGCCACCGGCGAGCCCATCCACAACTTCATCGGCGTGTCCAGCTTCACCGAGTACACGGTTGTCGACGTGTCAAACGTCGTCAGGATCGGGCCCGGCGTCCCGCCGGAGAAGGCCTGCCTGCTCAGCTGCGGCGTCTCCACCG GTGTTGGCGCGGCGTGGAAGGTGGCCGCGGTGGAGCCCGGGTCCAGCGTCGCCGTGTTCGGGCTCGGCGTCGTCGGGTTAGCGGTAACGTTCGACGACGACACCTCGGAATCACATGCCCCTGCTAATAATGTGATGTCTGGTTCAAGTTGTCGGCTCGAATGCTGGCCTGACGTTCTAGTGGTT GTAGCACAAGGGTGCAGGATGCGTGGGGCTAAGCAGATTATTGGAGTGGATCTGAACCCGGAGAAGCGCGACATCG GTAAGAGGCTGGGAATCACCGACTTCATCAATCCGAACGACACCGGGGAGAAGGCCGTGAGCGAG GTCGTCAAGGAGAtgaccggcggcggcgccgactACTGCTTCGAGTGCATCGGCTCGACGTCGGCCATGGCGGAGGCATTCCAAAGCTCCCGGAAG GGCTGGGGGAAGACGATCGTGCTCGGCGTCTCCAGCGGCGGCGCGCCGATGAGCATACCCCCGCACGACATCCTCTGGGGGAGGTCGGTCGTCGGCTCGCTCTTCGGCGGGCTCAAGCCCAAGACCGACATCCCGATCCTGGCGCAGAAGTATCTGGACGAGGAGCTGGAGCTGGACGAGTTCGTGACGCACGAGATGGGGTTCCACGACATCAACGCGGCGTTCGAGCTGCTCACGCAGGGGAAGTGCCTCAGGTGCATCCTCTGGATGGACGGGGCCAGGGAGAACGGTAGTGTCGGTGTGGAAAATGGACGCGCGTGCAAGGCCAAGGCGTGA
- the LOC123184981 gene encoding alcohol dehydrogenase-like 7 isoform X3, with product MEQNTATKPIRCKAAVSKVAGQPLEMEEVEVAPPRAHEVGIRILCTSLCHTDVTFWRMKDFPGQHPIILGHEAAGVVESVGEHVHEVAVGDTVVPVFSAQCGDCPDCLSDRSNICSGLPAGPGMPRDGTTRFSFAATGEPIHNFIGVSSFTEYTVVDVSNVVRIGPGVPPEKACLLSCGVSTGVGAAWKVAAVEPGSSVAVFGLGVVGLAVAQGCRMRGAKQIIGVDLNPEKRDIGKRLGITDFINPNDTGEKAVSEVVKEMTGGGADYCFECIGSTSAMAEAFQSSRKGWGKTIVLGVSSGGAPMSIPPHDILWGRSVVGSLFGGLKPKTDIPILAQKYLDEELELDEFVTHEMGFHDINAAFELLTQGKCLRCILWMDGARENGSVGVENGRACKAKA from the exons ATGGAGCAGAACACGGCGACGAAACCCATCAGATGCAAAG CGGCGGTGAGCAAGGTGGCCGGGCAGCCGCTGGagatggaggaggtggaggtggcgccGCCGCGGGCGCACGAGGTCGGCATCAGGATTCTCTGCACCTCGCTCTGCCACACCGACGTCACCTTCTGGCGCATGAAG GATTTCCCGGGCCAGCATCCGATAATCCTGGGCCATGAAGCAGCCGG CGTGGTGGAGAGCGTGGGGGAGCACGTGCACGAGGTGGCCGTCGGGGACACGGTGGTGCCGGTGTTCTCGGCGCAGTGCGGCGACTGCCCCGACTGCCTCTCGGACCGCAGCAACATCTGCTCCGGGCTCCCCGCCGGGCCCGGCATGCCCCGCGACGGCACTACCCGCTTCTCCTTCGCCGCCACCGGCGAGCCCATCCACAACTTCATCGGCGTGTCCAGCTTCACCGAGTACACGGTTGTCGACGTGTCAAACGTCGTCAGGATCGGGCCCGGCGTCCCGCCGGAGAAGGCCTGCCTGCTCAGCTGCGGCGTCTCCACCG GTGTTGGCGCGGCGTGGAAGGTGGCCGCGGTGGAGCCCGGGTCCAGCGTCGCCGTGTTCGGGCTCGGCGTCGTCGGGTTAGCG GTAGCACAAGGGTGCAGGATGCGTGGGGCTAAGCAGATTATTGGAGTGGATCTGAACCCGGAGAAGCGCGACATCG GTAAGAGGCTGGGAATCACCGACTTCATCAATCCGAACGACACCGGGGAGAAGGCCGTGAGCGAG GTCGTCAAGGAGAtgaccggcggcggcgccgactACTGCTTCGAGTGCATCGGCTCGACGTCGGCCATGGCGGAGGCATTCCAAAGCTCCCGGAAG GGCTGGGGGAAGACGATCGTGCTCGGCGTCTCCAGCGGCGGCGCGCCGATGAGCATACCCCCGCACGACATCCTCTGGGGGAGGTCGGTCGTCGGCTCGCTCTTCGGCGGGCTCAAGCCCAAGACCGACATCCCGATCCTGGCGCAGAAGTATCTGGACGAGGAGCTGGAGCTGGACGAGTTCGTGACGCACGAGATGGGGTTCCACGACATCAACGCGGCGTTCGAGCTGCTCACGCAGGGGAAGTGCCTCAGGTGCATCCTCTGGATGGACGGGGCCAGGGAGAACGGTAGTGTCGGTGTGGAAAATGGACGCGCGTGCAAGGCCAAGGCGTGA
- the LOC123187913 gene encoding cytochrome c oxidase subunit 6b-1, translating into MAAEGKVPTLAEEYSLPPKEVPVEKPAEEKSATITEASPADEPAADVEEKSETPEVKEPEAEETVPAAEESDAAPEETEEKPEIVIETAPADFRFPTTNQTRHCFTRYVEYHRCVAAKGDDAPECEKFAKYYRSLCPSEWVERWNEQRENGTFPGPL; encoded by the exons ATGGCGGCGGAAGGCAAGGTCCCGACGCTGGCCGAG GAATATTCACTCCCACCCAAGGAGGTCCCTGTGGAAAAACCAGCTGAGGAGAAATCTGCTACGATCACTGAGGCCTCACCAGCTGATGAGCCTGCTGCTGATGTTGAGGAAAAAAGTGAAACTCCTGAGGTGAAAGAGCCAGAAGCGGAAGAAACTGTTCCTGCTGCAGAGGAAAGCGATGCGGCTCCTGAGGAAACTGAAGAGAAACCAGAAATTGTG ATTGAGACGGCTCCAGCAGATTTTCGTTTCCCCACAACAAATCAAACAAGACATTGCTTCACACGCTATGTTGAATACCATAG GTGCGTAGCTGCAAAAGGAGATGATGCTCCTGAGTGTGAAAAGTTTGCAAAGTACTACCGATCACTATGCCCAAGTGAATGG GTTGAACGTTGGAACGAGCAACGGGAGAATGGTACGTTCCCTGGACCCCTGTAA